One window of Acidiferrobacteraceae bacterium genomic DNA carries:
- the cydX gene encoding cytochrome bd-I oxidase subunit CydX: protein MWYFTWILGVLLACAFGIVNVMWLEAEHCLGPDDED from the coding sequence ATGTGGTATTTCACCTGGATTCTTGGCGTGTTACTCGCATGCGCCTTCGGCATCGTGAATGTCATGTGGCTGGAGGCAGAGCACTGTCTCGGGCCAGACGATGAAGACTGA
- a CDS encoding FAD/NAD(P)-binding oxidoreductase, whose translation MSVENYDYLIVGGGMTADAAVRGIRERDVNGTIAVLCAEGHPPYDRPPLSKKLWAGKEPDSIWRNTADAGAEILLNTRAVRGDTGTKTVEDARGDQYRYDKLLVATGGTPRRLPSVTDGIVYFRTFDDYQHVRELADRKSEFVVVGGGFIGSEIAAALAMIDCRVTMVFPDTGIGSRIYPPSLGNFLDAYYRERGVDVREQERIQLVERSGGRYSVYTENGDVIEADAVIAGIGIEPEVTFAQSLGLVIDNGVVVDELLCAAADIFAAGDVANYQDAALGVRRRVEHEDNANTMGAMAGRNMAGGSERYEHLPYFYSDLFDLGYEAVGELGADMEIVEDWVEPFHKGVLYYLRDGRVRGVLLWNTWDRVDAARDLIRGRESHTAADLAGRIRD comes from the coding sequence GTGTCGGTAGAAAACTACGACTATCTCATCGTTGGTGGCGGCATGACCGCGGACGCGGCCGTCCGCGGGATCCGTGAGCGCGATGTAAACGGAACCATCGCCGTACTTTGCGCGGAAGGGCACCCGCCCTATGACCGCCCGCCCCTGTCGAAGAAGTTGTGGGCCGGCAAGGAGCCGGACTCCATCTGGCGCAACACCGCGGATGCCGGCGCCGAGATTCTACTGAATACCCGTGCGGTTCGCGGCGATACGGGAACAAAGACCGTCGAAGACGCACGCGGAGATCAGTACCGGTACGACAAGCTCCTGGTCGCGACCGGGGGAACACCCCGACGTCTGCCGTCGGTGACGGACGGGATCGTGTATTTTCGTACATTCGATGACTACCAACATGTCCGCGAACTTGCTGACCGCAAGTCGGAATTCGTCGTTGTCGGTGGCGGGTTCATCGGCTCGGAAATTGCCGCGGCGCTGGCCATGATTGATTGTCGCGTCACCATGGTATTTCCGGATACGGGGATTGGATCGAGGATCTATCCGCCCTCCCTGGGAAATTTCCTGGACGCCTACTATCGCGAACGGGGCGTGGATGTACGCGAACAGGAGCGAATCCAGCTAGTGGAGAGGAGTGGCGGACGATACTCGGTCTACACCGAAAATGGTGACGTAATCGAGGCGGATGCGGTCATTGCCGGAATCGGCATCGAACCGGAAGTAACATTCGCGCAATCGCTGGGCCTGGTGATTGACAATGGTGTGGTGGTCGACGAACTACTGTGTGCAGCAGCGGACATCTTTGCCGCCGGTGACGTCGCCAACTACCAGGATGCCGCCCTGGGCGTACGCCGGCGCGTGGAACACGAGGACAACGCCAACACCATGGGCGCCATGGCCGGACGCAACATGGCCGGCGGCTCGGAACGATATGAGCACCTGCCGTACTTCTATTCCGACCTGTTCGACCTTGGCTATGAGGCCGTCGGCGAGCTCGGCGCCGACATGGAGATCGTGGAGGACTGGGTCGAGCCGTTTCACAAAGGCGTGCTTTACTACCTCAGGGATGGCCGGGTTCGCGGGGTCCTGTTGTGGAATACCTGGGATCGTGTCGACGCCGCGCGCGATCTGATCCGGGGCCGCGAGAGCCACACCGCCGCCGACCTCGCTGGACGAATCCGCGATTAG